Part of the Brassica oleracea var. oleracea cultivar TO1000 chromosome C8, BOL, whole genome shotgun sequence genome is shown below.
CGTCGGAATATACCGACGAACAATGGTCGTCGGTGTCCGTCGGTATATTCCGACGGACAAAGTTCGTCGGAATACACCGAGGAACACGCTACGTCGGAATTGTCCGAGGAACGCTCTCCGTCGGTACGTAGTTTTTCCGATGAACTCTGGTCTCGTGTGTCCGCATCGTAATATCGTCGGAAGTTCGTCAGAATGACGTTTCTCGGTATTCGTCAGAAAGTCGTCGGAAGTTCTGACGAAATTCCGACGAGTTTTTTTTTTCCGACGAAACGATACCGACGGATAGGTTCGTCGGAAATTCGTCGGAATCTGTCTATTCCGACGAATTTCCGACGATTTCGGCCATCAGAATCTTCTTGTTTTCTTGTAGTGATATTTTGTGACATTTTTTTCTTCTTGTTACATTGATACTTTATTATATATATAATCGTTAGAGTTGTGGTGTCGTTGGCTCGTGCTCATTGTCCGAGCGTGTTCTTTTGTCCATATTCTTTATTTGATCAACTTTTTTTTTTTTTTTTTTTTGCTAAAATTTGGCCCAACTTTATTTTTTCTACTCCTGTTAAAGCTATTTGATCATCATGCTTGTGGATTCTCCAAGTTGTATGTAGTGTTGGGTTTCTTTCACCAGCGAATATTATCCCAAGGAAATATAATAGTTTAAGAAAACAATATTAAGATACACTTTTCTATCAAATTTATTTTTCTAGTAATACTTATTACCTTTCAACAAAAACAAACAATATTGAAATCAAAACCTCTTTATTAAGGGGGAGGTTCTAAAAAAAGTTATCATACATATATGATAAATTAAAGAACATATAATTATAGTTAAATTGATAGTTACACAAAAACCAAACGATACTACGCATATCACTTTTTGGGACATGGGTTATTTCTAATTTATCATCGTATATTTTATCTATACATGATTATCTATAATAAGTTTGATTCATAGATGAGTATATATACATGCATATAGTATGTAAATATGTTATTTCCTATGTTAATCTCAATTCTGCTTACTTTGAATCGAAATAAAGGTGACACATATGCACAAGGCCGGCTCAACTCGAACAGGGGCCCTTGGGCAAACCTTTTTTTGGGGCCCTATAATTAGTTAATTTTTAGTGTTAATAATAAGTTTAGTTATTTTTAATACTATTATTCTTTGGGTTTTTGTTCTAACGCATGTGCATCAAAACCATGCACATATTAACTAAATTTTTTTGTAATCAGATATGCTAATGAAAATAATTAAGGCCCCTAAAATTATTAGATGTGAAGCGGGCCCTGGGGCAGTCACACTAACCGCCCTCCGTACTCAGCCGGCCCTGCATATGCATCACATATACACACTGACATACAATCACAGAGTATGTTAAGCACTGAAGCTGTAGGGTGAGATCATCACAGAAGGGAGGGGCAGACGATACCAGGAAAAATGAATAGCCAAAGAAAATAAAAACCATATCTGATTTAATTGGTGCTTTTATTTTATAAGAAAAATATAATATATCTTTATATATGATTGGACATGGCATCGACTTTTGTCTTTCCAATTACTTTGAGGAGAGATTCTATTTTGAGGTTAACATAACTCCTAAGAAATACCCACACTCTTTCCCCATTTCTCAATTTTACCCATCAACCTTTCCTGCCATAAAAGTATATACATACACCTATATATAATCTTTCAAAGACAATATATTTATAATAATTAATCTACCCCCAAATTTTGAAAATCTAACCATACTTAGATTTTTTTATCGATAATTCTTGTTATATAGTTTACAATAGATAAACAAAACATCTTGGTCTAGTGTTAACACACATCTTTCTTATCTCCAAACCTCAAACCCTATCTTTCTTATCTCCAAACCTCAAACCCTATCTTTCTTATCTCCAAACCTCAAACCCTATCTTTCTTATCTCCAAACCTCAAACCCTATCTTTCTTATCTCCAAACCTCAAACCCTATCTTTCTTATCTCCAAACCTCAAACCCTATCTTTCTTATCTCCAAACCTCAAACCCTATCTTTCTTATCTCCAAACCTCAAACCCTATCTTTCTTATATTTCTTATCTAATACTTCATATATTTCTAACCCTTTAACTTCAATATATATATTTTTTTGAATTTGAAAGGTTTAATACGTTGGAAAACAATTTTACAAATTTTGAATTTGACGTATCACACAACAAATCAAACACACGCTACAAATCATATATGAAAGGTTTAAAAACAAAAAAAAAAGAGAAGAAGATATTTGAATACAAATGATGTAGATTTATGTGGGCTACACTTACGTATCTCGTCATATGTGTTTCCAATATCTTTCTTCTCTTTTTTTTTTAAGTTTATATAAGATTGAAAATTAATTTTTTTTTAGTTTATATGAAGTAGGATGGGGAGTTTTAGGGTTTGCACATTTGGGGTTTAGGGATTTGGGTTTCTTTTTAGTTTAGGGTTTATATTTACCGACGAATTAACGACGAAAAGTAAAATAAAAAAGCTAACCTCGCTCATTCCACGTAAGTTAACGAGGCTCTTACGACGTTTCAGTCTTACGTGGAATAAGCGATGTCCGCTTTTTTAATTATAAATCGTCGCTTAGTCCACGTAAGTTACGAGGCTCTTACGACGTTTACTGTTGCCGTGGAATATGCGAGGTAATGTATTATAAATCGTCGTAAAATTCCCGTGAGATAACGTGGAAAGTACGACGACTGTCTCTAAACCCCTAAAACGAAACCCCAAATCCCAAACCACATCTTCTTTATCTTCTACTTCATATATCAAACACTTCTATCCTTTAACCTCAAGCAATTCATTCTAATCCAAACCGAAAATTATAAAAACACAATTCCTTTACTTATAATTAATGTCGATATCTTATTTATAAATAAACTCCCATTATCTTTAATTATATATAATAAATCAAACTCATACAAATATGAAATACATTAATCGGATTCATCGACATTCTCGTCATCACTTGAAACATCATCATTTACATGAAACTCGTCTTCAACAGCTTCCTCCGTGGGATCTTCGGTAAGATCTTCATACTCGTGATTATGCGGATCAATGAGAAGGATGTCATCAATTTCTTGTTCAGGTTCATGAACTTCATTTATTTGTTCTTCTTGCAATGGTGGTTCTTCTCCTACGATGATTCGTCCTCGAGGTGTAACTTTGATCACGGCTAACCAATTTATACCCGACTCTCTCATCCGTGGGTATGGAAGGAAGCTAACTTGGTCTGCTTGTGAAGCTAAGATGAAGGGCTCGAATTTGTTGTACCTCCGGCCACCGTTGACATCTACTACACCGAATTTGTTCAACCGAACACCTCTATTGACGACGGGGTCGAACCATTCACACTTGAAGAGGACGCATTTTAGCTTCAATATCCCTGGGAATTCGACTTCAATAATCTCCGTCAAGATTCCGTAGAAATCTGTTTCTCCTTTCACACAAATTCCATAGTTACTGGTTGCCCGCTGTTTACCATACTCATATGTGTGAAAAGTATAGCCTCGTGTGAAATACATCTGTGATGTGGTGACCTTTACAAGTGGAGATTGAATTACTTCGTGTAACCACTTAGGATAATCTGCATCGTCGTCATAATCAACCTATTTAAAAATAAAAAGAACGTTGAAATACAAATCATTCATGTATGAAAATTTTAAAAGTATTTGATTAATACCTGATTCTTCAACCACTTAACAAAGTGTTGATCTTTTCTTTTGTCTACGTCACTTGTGGATATACCAGGAAATGTTTCTTTGACTTGTGAAACAAACATGCTGTAAATTCACATTTTACATGAATTAATCTCTCTCAATTATATAATGTATACTCAATTTAAGTTACCTTTCAAAATAACGCATCAATGGATCCTCGCAATTGAGTAGAATATAGGTGTGTGCACTATGAGCGTCTTCTTCACTCGACCACCAAACCTGTTTTGATTTCCCACCAAGTCGTCCAATCTGGCTAAAGATTTCTGGAACACCAACAACTGCATATGTGGGCGCAACGCCACCATCATCATATCTTCTTGGAGCTCTTCTTCGGGTACGTACTTTTGACGCAAAGTAGTACGATGTGAAGTGAGAAACTTCTTCTGTCAAACTTCCAGCAATTATAGAACCTTCAACTTTGGCGAGGTTCTTTGCTTTTCCCTTCAAATATTTCATGGCTCGCTCGTACTGATACATCCATCCGTAATGTACCGGTCCACGAAGCAATGCCTCATATGGGAGGTGGATAGCTAGATGCTCCATCACGTCAAAAAAGCCTGGAGGAAATATCTTCTCCAAGTTGCACAATAAGATAGGAATGTTCTCCTGAAGCTGTTCTACGACTTCTTCTTTAAGAGTGCGTGTGCTCAAATCCCTGAAAAATGCTCCAATGCCTATTCCAAAAACAATTAAACACATTGTTAGTCAAATACTATTATTGTAAACTAAACCAATTTAATATTATTGTCATATTGTAAACTACCTGCGAGTGCTTCATGTACGTTTGTTGCAAGTAGTTGAACAACACCGATTTTTTTCTGAAGACAATTTGAATATCGGAACGGGAACTTGCCCATTGCTTTTAATATGTAACTCGCTTCTTGAGCAAATATCCGGCAAGTCCAACCTCGATTTTATGTTGTCTTTTGTCTTCCCTGGGACATTCAATATTGTATTCATGATGTTCTCAAAGAAATTCTTCTCTATATGCATCACATCAAGGTTGTGGCGCAGAAGGAGATCCTTCCAATATGGTAACTCCCAAAATATACTCTTCTTGTGCCAGTTGTGATGAACACCGTAAGAATCAGGCATATTACGAGGGACATGCCAATTACCACCCCAGCGAACTGTTTCGTTAGCTCCGTAGTAGTCGATTTGCGCTTCAATTTGTTCTCCAGTTAGATATGGAGGAGGAGTGTCTCTCACAACCTTTTTGTGCCTAAACAAATTCTTGTTTCTTCGGTACGGATGGCCAACTGGAAGAAATCGACGGTGACAATCGAACCAACTTGTCTTTCTACCATTCTTCAGTTGAAATGCATCTGTCGTTCCATTACAATATGGACAAGCTAATCTCCCATGTGTAGTCCATCCAGACAACATCCCATAGGCAGGAAAGTCACTTATGGTCCACAAAAGCATAGCTCGCATCGTAAAATTCTTCTTCGTTGAGCAGTCATACGTCCTCACCCCTGTTGACCACAAATCTTTCAACTCTTTTATCAGTGGTTGTAGGAAAACATCAAGTGACCTTTTTGGATGCTTCGGACCGGGTATTAATATGGTCAAGAATAAAAACTCCCGTTGCATGCACATCTCCGGTGGCAGGTTGTATGGCGTAAGAAAGACAGGCCACAATGAATATTGTCTCCCTGACATTCCAAATGGACTAAATCCATCTGTGCATAATCCGAGGTACACATTCCGGCTATTGCTAGCGAAATTCGGATGTACTTTGTTAAAATTTTTCCAGGCTCTTGCATCTGATGGATGAGTCATCTCACCATCCGTCTGAGTATG
Proteins encoded:
- the LOC106310277 gene encoding uncharacterized protein LOC106310277; amino-acid sequence: MCLIVFGIGIGAFFRDLSTRTLKEEVVEQLQENIPILLCNLEKIFPPGFFDVMEHLAIHLPYEALLRGPVHYGWMYQYERAMKYLKGKAKNLAKVEGSIIAGSLTEEVSHFTSYYFASKVRTRRRAPRRYDDGGVAPTYAVVGVPEIFSQIGRLGGKSKQVWWSSEEDAHSAHTYILLNCEDPLMRYFESMFVSQVKETFPGISTSDVDKRKDQHFVKWLKNQVLIKYF